The nucleotide sequence GAGAAGCCTGCCGATCCGTTTGATCCGGAACAGTTCAACAACGCTGCTGCTCCAGAGTAATGACCTCTTTTGCTGTCAGCAGCACCAGTGTTCAATGAGCTTAGCAAACTTTTGTGTGCCCAACTCCAGCTGTTCCAGTTCGATGAATTCATCGTGCGTATGTGCCTGACCGATGTCTCCTGGCCCGAAGACGACCATGTTCTTCATTTCCGGAAACAGACTGCCATCCGTGCCATAGGAAACGGTCTTTGCTTTATCTTTGCCGGCAATCTGCAGGACTTCGTTGACGAAGGGAGAGTTCGGGTCTGTGTAAACAGGGGTGCCGCCGCACTTGAACTGAAATTCAAGGCCACACTTTTCGGCGGCGCTGCGAGCACGCTCTACCAGTTCGTCTGGCTCCTGCCCTGGCATGGGACGGAAATAAACCGTACAGATACTCTGAGGTGGCGTGATATTGACGGCCGAAGTCTTGTCGTTGATCCCGATGTTCCATCCGTTCGTAGGGGGATCGAATTCTTCATTCTGCCAGCGGGGATCGGTCATGCATTCGTCATACAGTTTTTTCATTTCGACGAGAAACGGAATCATAGCCAGGTTGGCATTCACGCCGGTACTCAGGCTGGAATGAGCGGCCCGACCGTGTGAGATCACCTGAAAGCCATACGTTCCTTTGTGAGCATAAACGACTTCCAGTCGAGTGGGCTCTCCGATAATCCCATGAGTTTCACCAGCCACCATTTCCTGGTACATGGTAGATTTTTCTGCAACGTTCCGGGCACCGTGATAGCCTACTTCTTCATCGGCGGTACATGTGATGTAGAGCGGATGTTTCAAATCGCGTTCGACATACTGTTTCGCGGCGGCGAGCATGCAGGCAATGGAGCCTTTCATGTCACAACTGCCTCGGCCGTACAGCTTGTCATCAATCTGCGTCGGTGTGAAAGGACTGAAGTCTTCTGTGAACCAGGGATCAGCGGGAACAACGTCAGTATGAGCAAAATAGGCCATGCCCCCCTGCCCTGAGCCCCGCCGGCCGATGATATTGGCTTTGCGAATTCCCTTCGCGTCGTCGTATTCCAAACGCTCAATGGCAAACCCCAGATTTTTCAGAACGGCTTCCACATAATCGCTGACTGCCAGGTTCGAGAAACAACTGGTGGACTCGAAGGTCACGAGTTCTCTGGTATAGTTCAATGCATCCATGAATATTTCCGTGCTTTTAAAAATGTTAAGTCTTTAGATATCGCTGGAACTGGGACAGGGTCTTCTCCCACATGGCGGGAGAGAGCACGTGCCCGGATCCCTCTTCAATATAATAAGTAAAGTTTGTTTCTGCATTCATGGCAGCATAGTTGTTTGCAATTATTTTGACACCGCGGCGGACTTCATCAATGGGGCTGCCTCCGTCGAGTTCGCCGAAATTCATATGCAACGGCCTGGGAGCGATCAGAGCAGCGATATCGGGTGTATCACCGTATTCATAGATGCCCGGAATAAAATTGGGGAAACAGTGCAGCATGTGTTCGCGATGAATGCCTTTATAAGTAGGCAGACAGCAGTTGCCCACCAGGCATTTGATACGTGGTTCCCAGGGGCCGATGAGCCAGGTATGTGTGGAACCCATCGAGTGCCCGTAGCAGCCGATTTTCTCGTCTATGACTTCGGGACGGCTCTGCAGAAAGTCGATGGCTCGTTTCATGTCCAGTATATTTTTCCAGGCCATACTTTTGCCATCGACGACGTAGCGCAGGAATTCAAAGCGTTCGTAATTTCCCGCTTTCAGTTTGCCCGTCGGGTCCTGCCGTTCTTCAAAACAGAGTGCATCGGGACAGAGCACGACAAAACCCTCTTTGGCGAGTGCGGCTCCGGTGTGATGCATCGGGTTTCCGGTCAGGCCTGCCGGTTCGCTTTTCCCCAGATGGTACTGCCCGGCATGCTGGTGCCAGACCGCGACGGCGGGCGCCGGATGTGCAGGCGAGACCATGTCGGGAATCAGCAGCATGGCAGGAATCGGATCGCCGACCTCGGCTTCGTAGGTCAGCGATTCAATCCGGTAACCATCCTTCTGAATCGTATCACGGTGCTTGACATTCAAGTCCGGCGGCGCGGGCCAGTCTCCGCCCAGACCAGCTAACAGTTTTTGTTTAAAATCGGCGGGGGGCATCGGGGGCTCCAGATAAAAAGAAACTTTATGCTATGGGCATTTTCTCATTTATATCGTTTACGGTAACTGTGATAAAGCAGGACGTCAGAAATAAGGGGCAACAGATTACGATTTCCTTTTTTTGTTCGAGGCCTTTACTGAGAAAACAATTGGTAAGTCAAGATATGATTCTTCTATAATAGAAATAGAGTATATTCAATTCTGGAATTCCGAAGATCTATGGGAAGAACCTCAGTAGCAGGGAGTCTAATCAATGTTACGAATTCTTATCTCGGGAGCCATGTGGTTGACGCTGGGCTTTTCGCATCTGTCGGCTGAGGATCGGTCTGATGTTCGCGAAAAATTTCGGAGTCATGCGCAGAGTCTGGTGATTCCCGAAGATCCAAATGGGAATACCAGTGTCATCAGTGATTTAGAGTTCTCTTCTGACAGTAAAATGTTAGCGGTAACCTATGGCAGATTTCGTGGATTACTACAGAAACCAGACCCGGGCCAGGCAATTGTCTGGGATGTCGCCAGTGGAAAGCGCCTGGCGACGTTTAACAGCTTTAAAGATGGCGGCAGCAGTGTTGATTTTTCGAAAGATGGGAAACTGCTTGCCACAGGCAGCTATGATGGCAGCGTGCAATTCTGGCGTGTCAAAGACTGGTCTCGTCAAGTACGGATCGAGTTAGATTCTGAGTCAGTCACTACTCTCGACTTCTCTCCTGACAGCACGAGTATTGCAGTCGGAACCATAGTGGGGGAAGAAGATGCTCTAAAACCGAATCTTCATCTCTACAAAGTTGCGACAGGACGGGAAATGAAAAGTCTGCGGTGTCCTGCTGATGATGTGGTCGGAGTGCAATTTTCTCTCGATGGAAAGTCGCTGGTTTGTGCTGGGATGAGGGGAGTTGTTCAAGTCTGGAACGTTCAGACTGATACCAGTCGAACGATTCTTCAGCCGGATGACCTGATGTTATTCTCAATGGCGGTCTCTCACGATGGTCAACTGATTGCAGCGGGAGGAAGTCTCTTTCAATATAAACACAAAAAATGGCAGATTCAGATTTGGGATACAGAGTCAGGAAAATTGAAGCAGGACAAAACTGAGACAGGCGGGATGCTCAGTTCTATCCGCTTTACTCCCGATGACCGCTGGCTGGTGATTGCTTCACGCCACTGTAAAGTGAAGCTGTGGAATCTCTCTACCAGTCAGAACATTGAAGTCTCACAACCGGGGATAGAGATTGCTGTTTCCCCTGATGGAAAGCTGCTGGCTCTGGCTGCCGAAAATAAGGTGGCAATTCTGGATTTCGAGAAGCTGATCAATGAAAAGTAATAAGTACTCTACTTCTTCATCGTCTCCACCAGTTTTGCTGCGAGTTCCTTCACGTCTTCGGGATCGGAGAGTTCGTTAAAGCTCTGTACGGTGACAGCCTGTTCCATGTGGCCGGCGTTTTCCAGGCCGACGGTCAGGTCCTGCAGCACGGCCGAGTATTCACCGGTCTCTGCGATTTTCTCGAGGGTAGGAACCAACTGGTTCTGTGAAAGGCCGGGGCTGATTTCGGGAGCAGCCGTGGAACTGCTTTCACAACCAGCCAGGGTGAGGGTCAAAAATAGGATTACGAAATATTTCATTGTGCCTGTCATCTCTTCAGGTATTAATGTGAGTAGGAGTGAGAAGATGGAGCGCCGTCCCTACTGGACGACGCACTCCATCAGTTTTTAAAGTAATGTGCTGAGCTTAAGGCAGATTGATGACGTTTCCGTCAGCGATGTATCCCATGTTGCCGTAGGTGGCGAGGTCGATGTTTTCACTGAGGAAGCGAACCGCCCCGTCACCAAACAGGAAGTGACAGCCTCCGGTGTGGGAACTGGTGAAGTTCCAGGAACCAGCGGTTCCATTGATGCCATAATAAGCGCTGCTTGGTGAGGTGATTGCGTTCTGTGTATAGTAGGCGGCATCGGAGTAATTACCGATCCAGATGGTGCCGTTTTTGGCGCCTTCCGTTCCCCGTTCGCCGATGAGCATAGTGTTACTTAAACCATCGCGAATATCCCGGAAAGCGACGTTGGAGTTATCGTAAAATGAACCGGTCGGCTTGGTCGAGCCGGAGCTTTTATAGGTGTTTCCGGCAACTCCGGTGTAATTGGATTTACCATATCCACCGACATCGGTATTGATGCCTCCCATGGGATCAGAGGGACAGATGTAGGCGCTTAGTTTGATTTTGGAATAAGGAACCGTCACAGTCGCCGTTCCTGTTGTGATTTCCGGGATAGTGGTCCAGTCGTTGTTAAAACCACCTGCCGAACCGATAGAATCGTAAAGGGCAGACTGCTCAACATAAGGCAGAATGAATGTGCCCCAACCCAACAGGTTATGATTAGTCACATTGGCGGCAGGATCGTCGTCCAGGTAACCGGGAGGCAGCGTGTTGTGCACGTCGTGGTAGTTGTGCATGGCGATTCCAATCTGTTTGACATTGTTCTTACAGGAGCTGCGGCGGGCGGCTTCCCGTGCCTGTTGTACTGCTGGTAGCAGTAAAGCGATCAAAATGGCGATGATGGCGATAACCACCAGCAGTTCAATCAGGGTAAATCCTTTAGTTCTTCGTTGACGTTGCAGCACGTTAGAATCTCCTTAGAGAAAAATGCGGTCGGATTGAAACAGTGAGTTTTATTCAGTGGATGAGAATGACTTCTGTTGCGCTCAGTGAGGCGGTGGTGGGACATTCCATTTCATAAAGATCAAATTGATCAGGAAGGTTCATTAGAGAAACTATTCTTGAGTGAGTATTTATCACCCTTATTTAAAAATAGGATTGTCGAAGTGTTAATAGTTCAAGAAGAGTCTACTGCGGAAGAAATAGATGACCTGTTTCACAATCAGGAAAACCTGATGAAGTTTGCTGAATTGCAGAATAAGGTGCTGCAGGTCGTCACGCGAACAGGTAGGATGCTGGTTGTATAGGGGAACAGAATATCCGAAAAGAATTTGATCTTCATGATGTTCTGAAACGTTAAGAAAAAAACAGCCGACAAAATATATGCTTCTTCTGATGAGAGACCAGGATGACGATCAAAATCAGTTGCGGAATCTGCGGTAAGAATTATAAGGTTCAGGACGAAGCAGCAGGAAAAAAACTCCGCTGTAAAGAGTGCGGCGAAACCATAAAAATTCCTGAACTGGAAGCAGAATTCGGTGACGGAGATGATTTTTCGAAACTGCTCGATGACGCCGTCGAAGAGGAGGCGAAAGCCAGAACGATTCGACGTCCCGTACGCAAACCGATGGTCAAGGCGGAAAAGTATGACGGCGATGAAGATGGACCGGTCACCGCTAAAAAAGAAAATAACTACACGCAGGATCTGGTTCAGACTTTTCTGTTTCTGCTTGACCCCGGCAACCTGTTTACCTTCGTCCTGATCTGCATGCTGCTCTTTGCCAAAGACATCATTTTACCCTTCGCCGCGATTTTAGGTTTGATTGGGCAACTGATCATTCTAGGCTGGTACAGCAATTATCGCTTCAGCGTCATCTACGAATCGGCTACAGGACGCAAAGAACTTCCCGAGTTAAGTCCCGAGGAAGGCTTCTTCTTTCCAATGCTGCAGTGGATTGCCACCTGGTTCATGGTACATTTTCCTGCGATGCTTTTTCTGGCTTACGCCGTCAACTTCGAAGGCTTTCTGCTGCTGAAAATCTTTATGATTGGAGTCGATCACGAAGCACTGACTGATTTACTGACGGGAGGGCAGATCGCGATTCTGATTTCTCTGTATAGTGCGGGACTGTTTTTCTGGCCGATCCTGGCGCTCTGTGTGGCCGTGGGAGGCTTTGAAACCGTGCTCCGGATTGATCTGATGCTGCTCACGATACTTAAATCATTCGCCGCTTATTTCTTTACAGCCGGCGCGATGTTCGTCTCGACGGTGGTTTATTTCTTTACTGCCTATATCGCTGCCCAGCACGGTATTGTCGTCGTCATTTTCATGATACCGGTCCTGCTTTACCTGGAAATTGTCGCGCTGAGGATGATTGGCCTGTACTACCATCACTTCAAGAAACAGTTCGCCTGGCATTGGGGCTAGACTGTATCCCCCTTTGAATGACGCATCTCCAGGGGACTGAATACCATCGTTCGAGAATTGAGGTGATTAATGGTAATACGTACAAACCGGAAGTTCCCGTAAATTATTTTTCGTACACCGTATCGACGACATGATCGAAGACGGGCCGCATTTTATCAAAGACTCCGTCATCACACAGGCAGACCAGATTAAACTGTACCCGACCTGTCAGCAGTGTCACACGATAGCCTTTCTGTTTTCCGCCCAGCAGACTTTTCGTGGTAAAGATTGACTGGCAGGCATCCCCCATTTTGGTTTTGAGTAATGTGTAGTTACCCAGCTCTTCATAGTTGGAATAATCGTCCTCAAACTTTTGTTTCATTAAATGGTGAATGCCAACTACAGGGGGCTCGATGTCTTCAGCATCGCCTCCCTGATTCATCGCGAGCCCGGCACTTCCCAACGCAGAACCGGCCATGTTCCCGCGAATGGAAATGGTGATTTCTTCATCCGGTGAAATAAATTTGGCCCAGCTCTGTACTCCCCCCTGACCTCCTCCGTTTTTAACTTTCCAGCCTGCGGGATACTCACAGCCAATATCACCGACTTCGGGCGAGAATTTATCGAATTTCTGTGGCACTTCTACATTGTCGGCGGCTACCTGCCCGGCATTGAGGGCACTGCTCGATTTTAACACAAAGTACCCCAGTCCCCCCGTGATCAACATTCCCAGCACACAGCCACCAATTAATAGCGGAAGTGGTATACTCGTTTCCGATTTCTTGGCTGACCTGGCAGACTTCTCGCTTGCTGATGCAGTACTTTTTTTGGTACTTGACTTTCCTTTCCGTTTACGGGCGCGGCGGGCGCGTTCCATCACAGAGTTATCGAATTCACCAAAGTCGTCTTCGAATTTATCAGGGGCTGGCTTCGATCTCTTTTTGCCGTCGGCTTTCAACACAAACGGTGTTTCACATGAATTGCATTTCACTTTTTTCCCAAGCAGATCAGGACTCTTGAGTTTCAACTTATTCTGGCAATGCGGGCAGGTTACCGTTACTCCGGCCATCGGCAATATCTCCTTTTAGCGAACGCAGTCTGTTCTCCGACGAGTTCAATGGAATGAAGCATGAGTTTGAGAGTGAAAAATACCGTTTTGAATACCCACTACAAAACTGGCGAATACCAGAGCGCATCACATTTCACCGTAGAGTCTCTCACTCTGATCAACTCGCTCTAAATGGCTCTGGAGACGTTATCGTAAAACTGGACACTGTTTAGTTGATAGAAATCCGACGTCAGAAAAGCAAGATCTACCTGAGATTCCTCACCAGAAATTCATAGAGGAAAACAGCAAAATAAACAGACAAACACAAACCAGTCCGCGATCTACATTACAACAAAGCCCGTTGAAGAGTGTGTTTCTGGCGCGACAATACTCATTCAATGGGCTTTGTTGTTTTATAAGAGGTCAAGACAATCTCCAAAATCTGAGGGAGCACTGGTTCCCATGCAGGCGGTTTCCGGTCATAATCCCTGTTATGTCTCTGTTTGAGAATTGTGTCTGGGTTTTGAGGAGGTTCCGATGACTGAAAGATTTCCTCCATGGCTGCCATGGCTGCTGTGTCTGCCGTTTGTATTCGCAGCCGGTCTGTTCAGGGCGAATGATGCATCTGCCGCTGAGTTCCCCTTCTCCTTCGGTTTTGCCAGAACAGAAATTACTCCGGAGACACCGCTTCGACTCTCGGGGTATGGAAATCGAGACGTTGTGTATGAAGGAGTCGATGAGCCATTATTCGTTCGCGCGATCGCCATTAAAACGCCAGAACAGAAAATCTGCTCGCTGGTTTCACTTGACTCGATCGGTTTTGCCGGTAGTCTTACAGACCGTATTGCGCAACATGTTAAACAGAAGTATGGTTTGAGTCGCGACCAACTGGTCCTCTGCAGCACACATTCACATACTGCACCGCAACCCGTCGAAGGACTATCCAATATCTTTGCCACGCCCATGACCGAGGCGCAACGCGTTGCTTCACAAAAGTATTGGAACAGCGTCGAGCAGCGGATTGTCCAGACGATTGGGCGGGCGATTGAAGATCTGCAGCCGGGAACACTGTCGTTTGTGACAGGGAAAGTCGGTTTTGCACAGAATCGACGTGTGTTGAAAAATGGCAAATGGACCGGGTTTGGTGTGAATCCGGATGGACCCGTGGATCACAGTCTGCCGGTTCTGAAAGTCACCGAGGCGAATGGTAAGCTGCGGGGAGTGATATTCAACTACGCCTGTCATTGCACGACCTTTGGCAGTGATTACAATCGGCTGAATGGGGACTGGGCCGGCTATGCTGCAAAATATATTGAAGAACAACAGGGAGACATCATCGCAATCTGTACAATCGGTTGTGGTGCCGACCAGAATCCGGTTCGCGGAAACAAAGAGGTCGCCCGCGACCTGGCGATTGGTCACGGACGGGCGATTGCAGTGGAAGTTGCCCGTCTGCTCAAACAACCGGCGGTGCCCATCACCGCTCCACTGGGCACCGCTTTCGGTAAAGCCGATCTTCCCTTTGATCCTCCAGCGAAAGAGGGACCGAAAACTACGCTGGATCATCGGCGGCCCCAGGTCAGACAGCATGCGTACAACATGCTCAAGCATTTTGAGGAATTTGGTAAGCTGCCGACGAGCTACCCTGCTCCGGTGCAGGTCTGGAAGTTCGGCAATCAGCTGACGATGATCTTTCTGGGAGGTGAAGTCGTTGTGGACTATGCGCTCCGGCTCAAAAAAGAACTGAACAGCGATGCGGTCTGGGTGACTGCGTATGCCAATGACATCTTCGGCTATGTTGCTTCTGAACGAATGCGGGACGAAGGAGGCTATGAAGTTGATTTCTCGATGATCTACTACAATCTGCCGGGTCGCTGGGCTCGCGGTACCGAAGATATTCTGATCAACAGGATTCACGAACTGGTTAAGCAGGCCGATTAACATTTCCACGCCTGATTGATTATATTAATCGTGCTTTGTCTGCATATATGCTGAAATGCGGAGGTGGTTTTGGAGCGATCTCAACGCCGAAGTGGATTTTTTTCAATTCCGGTCCCTCATTCAGTGTTGTAAGTATTGAGAATGAAAGTACTTTCCCGTTAAAATCCAGCACGTCCTGAAGTCCCACTGCAGCGAACATGATTCACACAATCGGGGTCTATCAGGAAACTTCAGCGCCCGTAGCTCAGCTGGATAGAGCAACGGACTTCTAATCCGTAGGTCGGTGGTTCGAATCCACCCGGGCGTGCTTATAAAGCCGTAACTCACAACGAGTTACGGCTTGTTTATTTTGTGTATATCGTATCCTTTTGGGTGCGATTTTGTTTGTATCCTTTTGGTGGTGCTTGGCTCCAATTACTGACAACAACAGTTGGTCCTAATTTTAGTGTTGTCGATCTCAGATTACTTACAACAGCAGTTGGTGTTAAAGCAAAAGTAACCACTAAAATGTTTGATCGCAGGCATGGATCGCCCTGAGTATTCCGGAAACAGGTCGATGGAAAGACAGCCGTCGCAAAGAAAGGTT is from Gimesia maris and encodes:
- a CDS encoding M20 family metallopeptidase, with product MDALNYTRELVTFESTSCFSNLAVSDYVEAVLKNLGFAIERLEYDDAKGIRKANIIGRRGSGQGGMAYFAHTDVVPADPWFTEDFSPFTPTQIDDKLYGRGSCDMKGSIACMLAAAKQYVERDLKHPLYITCTADEEVGYHGARNVAEKSTMYQEMVAGETHGIIGEPTRLEVVYAHKGTYGFQVISHGRAAHSSLSTGVNANLAMIPFLVEMKKLYDECMTDPRWQNEEFDPPTNGWNIGINDKTSAVNITPPQSICTVYFRPMPGQEPDELVERARSAAEKCGLEFQFKCGGTPVYTDPNSPFVNEVLQIAGKDKAKTVSYGTDGSLFPEMKNMVVFGPGDIGQAHTHDEFIELEQLELGTQKFAKLIEHWCC
- a CDS encoding dienelactone hydrolase family protein; the encoded protein is MPPADFKQKLLAGLGGDWPAPPDLNVKHRDTIQKDGYRIESLTYEAEVGDPIPAMLLIPDMVSPAHPAPAVAVWHQHAGQYHLGKSEPAGLTGNPMHHTGAALAKEGFVVLCPDALCFEERQDPTGKLKAGNYERFEFLRYVVDGKSMAWKNILDMKRAIDFLQSRPEVIDEKIGCYGHSMGSTHTWLIGPWEPRIKCLVGNCCLPTYKGIHREHMLHCFPNFIPGIYEYGDTPDIAALIAPRPLHMNFGELDGGSPIDEVRRGVKIIANNYAAMNAETNFTYYIEEGSGHVLSPAMWEKTLSQFQRYLKT
- a CDS encoding WD40 repeat domain-containing protein produces the protein MLRILISGAMWLTLGFSHLSAEDRSDVREKFRSHAQSLVIPEDPNGNTSVISDLEFSSDSKMLAVTYGRFRGLLQKPDPGQAIVWDVASGKRLATFNSFKDGGSSVDFSKDGKLLATGSYDGSVQFWRVKDWSRQVRIELDSESVTTLDFSPDSTSIAVGTIVGEEDALKPNLHLYKVATGREMKSLRCPADDVVGVQFSLDGKSLVCAGMRGVVQVWNVQTDTSRTILQPDDLMLFSMAVSHDGQLIAAGGSLFQYKHKKWQIQIWDTESGKLKQDKTETGGMLSSIRFTPDDRWLVIASRHCKVKLWNLSTSQNIEVSQPGIEIAVSPDGKLLALAAENKVAILDFEKLINEK
- a CDS encoding DUF1559 domain-containing protein, whose product is MLQRQRRTKGFTLIELLVVIAIIAILIALLLPAVQQAREAARRSSCKNNVKQIGIAMHNYHDVHNTLPPGYLDDDPAANVTNHNLLGWGTFILPYVEQSALYDSIGSAGGFNNDWTTIPEITTGTATVTVPYSKIKLSAYICPSDPMGGINTDVGGYGKSNYTGVAGNTYKSSGSTKPTGSFYDNSNVAFRDIRDGLSNTMLIGERGTEGAKNGTIWIGNYSDAAYYTQNAITSPSSAYYGINGTAGSWNFTSSHTGGCHFLFGDGAVRFLSENIDLATYGNMGYIADGNVINLP
- a CDS encoding neutral/alkaline non-lysosomal ceramidase N-terminal domain-containing protein, which encodes MTERFPPWLPWLLCLPFVFAAGLFRANDASAAEFPFSFGFARTEITPETPLRLSGYGNRDVVYEGVDEPLFVRAIAIKTPEQKICSLVSLDSIGFAGSLTDRIAQHVKQKYGLSRDQLVLCSTHSHTAPQPVEGLSNIFATPMTEAQRVASQKYWNSVEQRIVQTIGRAIEDLQPGTLSFVTGKVGFAQNRRVLKNGKWTGFGVNPDGPVDHSLPVLKVTEANGKLRGVIFNYACHCTTFGSDYNRLNGDWAGYAAKYIEEQQGDIIAICTIGCGADQNPVRGNKEVARDLAIGHGRAIAVEVARLLKQPAVPITAPLGTAFGKADLPFDPPAKEGPKTTLDHRRPQVRQHAYNMLKHFEEFGKLPTSYPAPVQVWKFGNQLTMIFLGGEVVVDYALRLKKELNSDAVWVTAYANDIFGYVASERMRDEGGYEVDFSMIYYNLPGRWARGTEDILINRIHELVKQAD